In a single window of the Luteibacter rhizovicinus DSM 16549 genome:
- a CDS encoding PepSY-associated TM helix domain-containing protein produces the protein MKASTIRTFTVVHTWTGLLAGFALFIAFYAGALTMFHDEIDTWASPRAEMARADTMDRVETMLEGIVATHPGAREQIGVTFPADHPSHEVAAYWMDKDGTWKTQTLDESSARDAEDHEHALADFVYELHYDLGIPAIGIYLMGIVSVIYGLALLTGLLIHLPNLVRELFALRPGHNLKRLWQDAHNVIGILSLPFHIIFAITGALLCLTMVMLMAFNTVAFDGKLLPAFERMTSALPETAAKGGSAVMLTPAELGARARQAALASGAANFEPDYMRYVHYGQQGAAAEVRGTSTKTLGEYGMVSLDATDGHVLRVQVSGARDANHATYSAIFGLHFGSFGNVSLRWLYFLLGLAGAFLFYSGNLLYIETRRKRRQAEQPMKVRAMATATVGVCIGSCFAISVTFLGNLIGPLFGATPEAIVQPVCFTAFAAAVIWTFWRRPARAAVDLLWATALVSVAVGVLDMAIHADRLMRTLAEGRFAVLGVDLVAMAMGVGFAWLGIATRRRAVEGDPCSVWSSKRSVVTSATAATAATAQQT, from the coding sequence ATGAAAGCCTCGACCATACGTACCTTCACCGTCGTGCACACCTGGACCGGCCTGCTCGCCGGCTTCGCGCTGTTCATCGCGTTCTATGCCGGCGCGTTAACCATGTTCCACGACGAGATCGACACCTGGGCCTCGCCCCGGGCCGAGATGGCCCGAGCCGACACGATGGATCGCGTCGAGACGATGCTCGAGGGCATCGTCGCCACGCATCCCGGTGCACGTGAGCAGATTGGCGTGACCTTCCCTGCCGATCATCCGTCGCACGAGGTCGCCGCCTACTGGATGGACAAGGACGGCACCTGGAAGACGCAGACGCTGGACGAGAGCAGCGCGCGCGATGCCGAAGACCATGAGCACGCACTGGCGGACTTCGTCTACGAGTTGCACTACGACCTGGGCATCCCGGCGATCGGCATCTACCTGATGGGCATCGTCAGCGTGATCTACGGGCTGGCCTTGCTCACCGGCCTGTTGATCCACCTGCCCAACCTCGTGCGCGAGCTCTTCGCGCTGCGTCCGGGCCATAACCTCAAGCGGCTATGGCAGGACGCGCACAACGTCATCGGCATCCTCAGCCTGCCCTTCCACATCATTTTCGCCATCACCGGCGCGCTGCTCTGCCTGACCATGGTGATGCTGATGGCGTTCAACACGGTGGCTTTCGACGGCAAGCTGCTACCGGCGTTCGAGCGCATGACCAGTGCTTTGCCGGAAACCGCGGCGAAGGGCGGCAGCGCCGTCATGCTCACGCCGGCCGAGCTCGGTGCCCGTGCCCGCCAGGCGGCGCTCGCCTCGGGTGCGGCGAACTTCGAACCCGACTACATGCGTTACGTGCATTACGGCCAGCAAGGCGCGGCCGCCGAGGTACGCGGCACCTCCACCAAGACGCTCGGCGAATACGGCATGGTCTCGCTCGACGCCACCGATGGCCACGTGCTGCGAGTGCAGGTAAGTGGCGCGCGCGATGCCAACCACGCCACCTACTCCGCCATTTTCGGCCTGCATTTCGGCTCGTTCGGCAACGTGTCGCTGCGCTGGCTGTACTTCCTGCTCGGGCTGGCCGGTGCCTTCCTCTTTTATTCGGGCAACCTGCTCTACATCGAGACACGTCGCAAGCGTCGCCAGGCCGAGCAGCCGATGAAGGTGCGCGCCATGGCCACGGCGACCGTGGGCGTGTGCATCGGCTCCTGCTTCGCCATCTCGGTGACCTTCCTCGGTAATCTCATCGGCCCGCTGTTCGGCGCCACGCCCGAAGCGATCGTCCAGCCCGTCTGCTTCACGGCGTTTGCCGCTGCCGTGATCTGGACCTTCTGGCGCCGTCCGGCCAGGGCGGCCGTGGACCTGCTCTGGGCCACCGCCCTGGTCAGCGTCGCTGTTGGCGTGCTCGATATGGCGATCCATGCCGACCGCCTGATGCGCACGCTGGCCGAGGGGCGCTTCGCCGTCCTCGGCGTCGACCTCGTCGCCATGGCGATGGGAGTTGGCTTCGCCTGGCTCGGCATCGCTACACGCAGGCGTGCGGTCGAGGGCGATCCATGCAGCGTTTGGTCGTCGAAGCGTTCCGTCGTCACTTCGGCCACCGCAGCCACCGCAGCCACCGCCCAGCAAACCTGA